The Capsicum annuum cultivar UCD-10X-F1 chromosome 1, UCD10Xv1.1, whole genome shotgun sequence sequence ACCACATCCAATTTAATCAAAGAAGGACAATAttaatgctccatcatccatagttGTAACACAAGGTTACTTCTTTACAAAATTGCATACCTACCTTGACTTCAGTCCAAGCTTTATATACCTCCACTAAAATCATTGGTACAATAGTAACTCTGACATTTCGGTTCATTGAATAAAACCATTACTATAGACTTCAAACGGGTGCTAACACACCATTTATCTAGTGGGAATACTAATGTACCTAACAAAGAAAGGCTGAAAACTTCAAGATGATGCTTTTCCCAGTTCTTCTTAGTTgtataaaattcatcccaaaacaATTCAAAACTCTCTGGAGACCTAAACCTAGAAAATAGATAATCTAGGGAGATCAAGACTGATTAAGGCATTCTAGTACTTAATATTTTTCAATCACAGTCATGGAGAAATCTTATGTGAGATTGACCTCGGGTTCAAATCATTTCTTTGTTGATATAAGGCAATCGAATTAAACCAGCTATAAAGTTAGTGTCATATCACAATTTTAGAATCTAAACACCAACTATCTAGATCCCAAAAGGTCAATATAGCCTCGATCAGATCTGGGTAGGGCGTGATATGCAGGAGTAAAATAAGAGTGCCTAACGCTTTCTTCAACTTGTGTTGCTCAATATAATTGAACATACACCACCATTTCATTAATTTCTTGGACACCTTAGAGACTATAAAAAAGCCAGACCATGTCGACGAGTCTATCCTATAATAACATATAAATTCAATTAAAGGGTAAGAATTTCTGACCCTCGGGGTCTTAACATAGGCAAGTGTTGTTTAACACGATGGGATAGACAAATTTACAACTCAAGATGCTAAAACATCAATTCACCAAATGATACCTCTAAGTAAAATCAGCCTATGTAGTTGTGACAGGCTAACAATACCTAATTAAGTAGAGAATGACCCTAGGTTAGGACTAAGACAATAACTAAATTGAAGGAATTACAAGAACCCACTGATGGTTGCCTATGCATTCTGCCTCGAAGTACGaaaatcaggtgtgcgtagtttgttTGGATTAgccaattaaaaattaaataacagaTTGAACTTTATCTTGCGACATGACCAAAAATAAATGatgaaacatgaaaataaaattttttttgagtttttgatttgaaatttcatataaaataaaaccaaaactaTGATAGAAAAATCTATTAAAACCAAAACTATGAcaggaaaatcttttttgtatttttatatgatATTGATCGGAAATAAAGCACCAACATAAATACTTTCAGCGAAAAACATGAAGAaactaaaagaatttttttttgttattttttttatataaaatgaacaaaaccttcaaaaatctttttgaattttcttctataataatatataaagttcctaccaaataatttttttaaaaaaaattgagttatgaatgcatgctaaatgaagtaaaggaaaattctttttgattcttttttatttttaaggaaagcgaaaaaggtaaaaatatttttgaactcTTTGATCGTGAAAACAAAAGCTATAGAGAACCTTACAATCTACGAAACTCTTTATCTTTTTTGGCTTTGATTTTTCAACCctcttcctttttaaaaaaatatttttgtacaatACACTATTTCCTTTGACTTTAGCAGATGTCtccccaaatcagtctgtcaaataaCTTttttaccctcaaagatgcaacaagtagcacatagaGATACTTAGGggtaagtctcctacaaaggaccaaatgAGCCCCGCTAGGTCTCAACATGATGCAAATAAGAATGACGTAAAGACTAACCTAGAGTGAAGttccactaacaaggttgttcggggaAGAGTATGATCGATGGTGTCTACGGTTGCTTTCCACCCACTTCATATATCCGACGGCTCCTCCATCCTAAAAGTAAATGTGACATAAAAGTTTGTGTACACGACGTGTACTACgaaacttattttgaaaaaaatgactcgaggtaatgcatatgatgatagatattaagcattaaaaaataaaaaaaaattataaacaaataGCACGTAGGCATCCAATAATGATAGGAAGATAACAAAAATCAGGCGCATATACATCTACAGTGTCAACTAAGTCAATACAACTcaataatgaattttgaattctaaAAATACCTAGCAGAGTCAtcaaagctgtcacaccccttttttatcaaaaagtttgatttttaagtttaaaaaaggTTTCCAATGAGTCGTCACACCCTATTTTATcgaaaagtttgatttttaagtttaaaaggaattttcaattattaaaaatgaCTAAAAGAAAGTGTTTCAGAAAAGAACTCACATTTAAActtagagtcaccacttggcatgaagttggtgtgccaagtcacctttaagatattttctttttctaaatggTTTGACTCTTGAAAAATACTGATCTGTGAACATAGATTTTAGTTAAGGAATTTTATTGACCAAGGaaaaggtattaggcaccccttgatcccgtggtttcAATATGATAATTTAGTTGAATCATACCGTCCAATTGACACTATAAGGTGAATAATTTCACAAAAAGCACACAAGTCCAAACCAACCAACAAACAAAGAGTACCAAATGAAAGTAAAGTCTAGTCCAACTATAcattccaaaatataaaaaagttttgGAAAGGTAAACCTATACTAATCTATCCTATcctaattttatgctttacccgACATCTCAACTCTTTCAACGAAAGCCCGCCAAGTGAAGAATCTCATGGGACATTTTCGACAAATGAATACATATGGCCTTGGGATATTTCTCGGTAATATTAATACATTTGGATAGAATGtgatagaataaaataattcaagcAAAGCAATTTAACAATTCAGTAATTATTAACTCCTAAAGTTTGCCTACTCCAACCCAAAAATGCTTCTATGAACCACAATATGTCCAAAAGAACAATGGGAATAgatcaaaacaaaacaatacgCATATAAACTTAAGGACTCTTCAATTCCTTCCCCCAAATCGATTGACTTCACCTGAATAGAATTTAGTTATCACTAAACAATCTTAGCCAACCATcaatttcaacaaaatttcaacaatataCATAATTCAAATAAACCAATTATCAAATTTGTGAAAACAAAACCAACCAAGTATTCTAggaaatctcaagaacaaaataagAAATGGATCTTTAAAGCGTACTTTTGATTGACCTGGATTGAAAATACAGAGTCGCAATCTGGAAACCTCAACTATTATCGTCCTTAAAAAACACCAATGATAACCGTCGAATCCAACTTAGATCGACCTAGAAACCAAAAATTAATCAACCCAAAAGAGTGTAGAATAACCACAAATCGATGAAAATGAAATCAACCGAAAACCTCAAACAGAAGATCAGACAAGAACGGAATCTTGAAAACCATCAAAATCGATAAATTAACAATGATTAATGTAGTTTATGTACTTGTACGTGTTAggatcattattttgggattgctcttgttaattttgttttggattCATAGAGAAGAAGGGATGGCTCAATGGTAATTCTAGGTGGTGGAGTTTTGAATGattaggatttgttcttgagcTGATGTTAGTTGGATATTAATAGTATTTTCCAGCGGTGGTTTGATGGGAGCAGTCagctgggttgttgttgttgcctCATCGGAGCTCCAATGAGCTTAGGCAGTGATGGAAAAGAAAGGGGTTGGTCGAATTAGGTTTCAGTCATTTTTTGATGTGATGAATTTGGGAGTTAATGTAATTTTCGATAAATGTTGGTAGGGGAAGGAGAGTTGATGTAATTTTCGATAAAGGTTTGTAGGGGAAGGAGGGTTGTTGCCGTCACTGTTCATTGTAAAATTAGATGAGAGAGTTGTGCTCTCCTCCGTTCTCTTTCATCTCCGATTTTTATATAtgtacatttttttttgttttcgcATGTGTGTCCATCTAATGTATTGATATAATTTAACTACAGTGTGCACGCAAATAGGATATAAAAGCATGACTTAATagacaagataaaaataaaaataaatcaaaattgaagAGTATTGTTGGACCAATGGAATCGCACCAAGTGGCATGATTTTATTTATcgctattttgaatttttgaattttttatagaaagaaagctaattaaattaccCCATAAAACATGAAATACGAAGCTCGAGTGGGTCAAAATTATGTGTCAACAAATTGTATTCATTCAAGTAGTATAAGTAGATTGAAATAATCACTGTAACTTGGATTTTGTTAAATAAAACTTTCACTGCTCTTCCTATATATTCTCTTCTTAGCTACACTCtcgaaaagggcctaaaatgtccttcaactatgtgaaatggtgcaaaaTACCTTCCATCTATCTTTTGAGCCTAAAATGTCCTCCCcctctacctattgggcctaaaatatcCTTTTCATTTACCTATTGGGCTATCTTACCCTTTTATTTAACAAATCAATTTAGAACgatgaaaaattgatattatgcactatttatttggttaatataGTCTTacaaagatgaaaaagaaaagcctCAAGTTTATCTGAATTTGAGTTCAATACCATTTGTCTAATTATAAGTAAAAGTTCATTACTGCAGAACAGTTGCAGGGGGTCTCATACTACTACACCGTGGTGGTTTTCACTACTTGCACATTAATAATTATTAGTTAGATGAAACAAGAAGTAGCAATCTCACTACAAGCTTGTGAGGCATAATTTGAGAATATTGTGTGTTAAGCTTAATTATTAGGTTGATAGTATTATCAGTGGCTGAAAATTTGTAATACTTGCTAAAGCATTTTCATAGAAACATATGACAATAAGCAAAATTGAGGTTAAGATGTATACTCAGGGAAGCTCTCTTGGTCACATCCTGATGTGACTTGCAAATAGATTAAAATAATCAAACACAGAGACTTATCTCAGTCACTCACAACTTTGCATCTAAACAGACAAAGAAATGACGAGCAATAGACTACAAATGAAAGTATATGTTTTACCTTAAAAGTGAGCCAGAAAGCATGATCGTGGACTTATACCTGAACTAAGGTCGTTTGGTAAGAGGGATAAGGATAACTAATCCCGAGATTAATTTAGAAGAggattttatctcatatttggttgagacaaataaatgaaataattcaTCCCGGGATTAATTATTCCTGGATTGTAGTGTTTTTCTTATCCCTCCTTGAGGATGAGATTAATAATCTCGGGATATCGGCGGATCTGGTTATTAGGTCTAGTGGGTTGGAATTTTAGGGgggaattaattattttaattaattattagttggtcgattaaaaaaaaaaaagccacatCATTAATGAATTGGGGCTAAATTGATCTGTTaaataaatgagcaaaatagcccaataggtagacgaaaaTAGCATTTTAGGCCCAATGGGTAGATGGGGGTATTTTTGTACCATTTCACATAATTGAAGGATATTTTAGGCCAATTTCTGTTCGTGGATTAACACCTTTCATCCATCAATTGTGCATCATTCTCCACCTTTaatcaaattttgattttgagcttctacataattattattagtcGATCTAGTTAATTCCAAACTTTATATGGCTACcgaattaacaaaataaaaaatgatgacaAATCGAGCATATAATTCCCTAATTAAACAGATGCGAAATGTGTTACATATCTCAATAGAATAGGCAAGTATAATTAAGGACATACTTTACAGCCACATACCCCAATAATAGCTAGCTAATGTGGCCAAGAAGTAGTATACCATGTCTTGTCATTACCAAATTTAACAAAGCATCCTTAGTAAGGTAACATAAAAGTTTGTATTATTGCCTCCATCATAAGATTAATTTTCCATTTCTCATTTCTGCACAACACAagaacatcaaaactcaaaaggTGAATATCATTTGTCTAAACAAATTCCATTTGATTATGGAAAAAGACATTCCCATTTGTCAAAATTATtgctttcaaattcaaaaagttgTATTCCCCATTCTAATAAGCCAATGGACTAAAGGCATCAGAAGTTTTATGCCTGCATTTAAGGTGATAAATAATAGTATAACTGTATAAGACAAGACCGAATTTAGGTTTCGAAAATTCCGAACTGAATATTTTCAAAGtagtaatttttattaaaaacacAGAAAAAAGAAAATCGTACCAATATGAGGcctagtttatttttattaaaattaagaatttatttttattaaaattaagtaGATGAATCTGAATATACATTTGAACATTAAGATattcataaaataacaaaatcatgcCTTAAATTTTCCACATGTTTAATGAATAATGACCTTTGTTTGCTTTCTCTTAATGAAGATCTAAATATAAATAAGCATGTTTTTTAAATAGTAGTATGATCACCAAATTTACCATAGTGAATCACCATCATAAACTCCGCAGCTCTCAATCTATTAAATGTGTTATTTTCTTTTGCAACTACGTATTTACTCTTAATTGTACTGATCATTCAAATCCTCTATAAAGTTTtgaaattaagatttttttttttttctttaatcatgAAAGTGGCACATTTTTAACTACTACTCTATCTATACAAAGCACAACCACCATTATCAATCACCTCCATTAGAGACTACCATCTTGCAACCACCTTCAAGTCAACTTTTACCATATAGACATCCAACACCGTTGTCAACAATCATCATCGGTCACCACTCGTCACCATCATTACCTATCGACGATCAATTGATCGCCTTAATCAAAGGAATTTTGATAACATCATATGTGTAAAATAAgatttttctaactttttaatgtaatttttatcttttaaaagaCTAGATATTCTTTATGTTttgaataaagataaatatatcaTGCATATTCATATGGCGAGAAAACAATAATCTTAATATTTTCTGTTTAAATTTAAACACAACATCCTAAGAATCAAATACTACACATTTGGATTAACTCTGTGCCGTCTCTAGTGGTTTCTCTTTCCGTCATGGATggaattttgtttcttttttgaaaCATTCGTTTTTTCCATATTTAGACAACCTTTTTATTTGTGACACTTTAGATTGTTCCCTAACAAATCTTTAAACTTGACATCTCCCGCTCTTTCCTTCTCTTCCTCTAATGTGGGGACTTaagatttcaaaattttcaggTTTCTAGCAATAAAtctattatattttaaagttaaaagttTATATCTACTTGCTCCGTCTTATATATGTGATGTGTTTTAGCCGGCACAAAgattaagaatgaaaaaaaaatagttttgaaatttatgatctaaaataaatcaaaaaattatgaggaaaaatttaaagttaaaattttaccAAACATAAAAATGTGTCATTCTCTtttgaattgacttattttagacattttaagCAAAATAGCTTTTAAGCAGTTTTCATGCAATAAAAGTGTTTTTTAAGCACTTCTAAACTAAACTaacaaaaataagtcaaaagtcaTAAATTAGGATTTCTAACTTATTACTTTTACATATAAGTAATTAATAAGTTATAAGTCCATCCAAATATGCTCTTATACAAAGAAACGAATGTCACATAAGTCGGGAATCGGAATGGATGGAGAACTATTTATTGCAATTTTGGTGGATCTTTTGCACGAATTAACATTTCATATAAAACGTATTGAGTTCACATAAGCACAGTGAACCCAAAAACCTACCGCTGCTCTCACTCAGGTTCGTGTATATAAAGTCCCCTCCGCAAGTAACATTCTTCAAACCATCTCGCATATATCTCTCTATTGCACATATAGCTTAAACTAAAAAGCACACAATAATCATTTAATTACCAATATGTCTTGTAGGGATGTTGAACCACTTGTTGTTGCAAGAGTGATAGGAGAAGTAGTCGACAGTTTCAACCCAAGTGTAAAAATGAATGTGATATACTATTACAATGGAAACAAGCAAGTGTTTAATGGGCATGAGCTCATGCCTCCTGTCATTGCTGCTAAACCTCGTGTCGAAATTGCTGGCGAAGACATGAGATCTGCTTACACACTCGTATGTCGTCTCTATATGATACTTCCTTATGCcaatttgtttgtcttttcttttctagtccgataaaaaaaaaatcaaatgatatgtttataattacaagattaaattattatttgatataTCATActtataaacaacaacaaacagcAAACTCAGTATATTGGTGGGTCtcggagggtaaaatgtacgcagtccataccactacctccagggaagtagagaggttgtttacgatagaccccggctcaagacaaaaggaCAAAGGACGAAAACATCAAAAGTGTGAAACAGgaataaaataacacaataatatATTATACTTATCTTTAGTTTAAAAATCACAAGATTTAataatttctttactttcttaaaattttgtgtcaagtcaaaatcaaaTAGCAAATTGAAACGGGGAGAGTAGCTATGTAGCACCATTAATTGTCTTACTCTGACGCAATTCAGATTTCTTTCTTTCTCCTAAATTGTAAATGTCTAAATAATTTTCAGATCATGACCGACCCAGATGTTCCAGGTCCTAGTGACCCTTACTTGAGGGAACACCTCCACTGGTAATTATTCATGTTACTCCCGTTAATTGTTGATAAAGAATTGAAAGGCATAACATGATATTACTAGTTACTAGTATTAAAAGTATCTTTGTTATGCTTGCGTTGGCTTTAAATTTGGTTTTGCTTTTCCAGGATTGTGACAGATATTCCTGGTTCTACTGATGCCTCttttggtaagaaaattcagttgactatttttttatcatggtacattgaaaaaataagtaattagtACTAATAGGTAAATCTTGTTGAGGTGTGACGACCTCTCGTATAAAATCTTTAGTCTTGAGAAAGAGcacaatattatttatttaaaaatgtatTCAAGATATTCCTCATGTGCGAGATTGAATCTTTGGAAACTCCAAACAcgtgaaaaatatatttttcatcctAAATATAACAATGAATCTATAACACGGTGTATTTTTTGTTGTGATAAcatattaaagtatatgattATCTCATCCTACAAAAGCTTTGGCTGTTGGAGATGATATACTTTGATTTACTTAATTTATTTTGTCTTCAACAAATCTGACATACAGAAGTTCAAACTATACAGGAAAAGAGATAGTGAGCTATGAGAGCCCGAAGCCAGTGATCGGAATTCACCGATATGTGTTCGTATTGTATAAGCAAATTAGAGGACGGCAAACAGTGAAACCACCAGCAACAAGGGACCATTTCAACACTCGAAGGTTTGCTGCAGAGAATGGATTGGGTTCCCCTGTTGCCGCTGTCTACTTCAATGCCCAGAGAGAAACTGCTGCTAGAAGAAGATGAACCAACTCTATCAacatcaagaaataaaaatatttatcctaATAAAATAAAGTGATCTAAATAAGGTTTGCACTATGTTGTGAACCAAACTGATTACATATGGGCTGAAAGAAGTGCATAAGACAGATTCAGTTGGGATTATAGGGCCGGTTGAAATGTTGGGGGGTTATTTGAGATCCATACCCAATCATCAATTGGTTAATTATGATTTGAGAATAGATAGAACGGTTTATGCTTATTGTTAATCAAATGTTTGAATGTCTTCGTCTCCTTCTTGGTTCTACTTCTCATCCCTTCTTTGATTCTCTTCTTACTTAGTTTTTGCATATTGTATCTCTGTTAATGTTGTCTTGCTTATTTGGATTGTAATCATTGGCTATCACTATCAATATAATCTGTATTTTCTAGTTGCTAAACACTATGCAGAACGAACCTGATTATATTGTATGAT is a genomic window containing:
- the LOC107851483 gene encoding CEN-like protein 1 produces the protein MSCRDVEPLVVARVIGEVVDSFNPSVKMNVIYYYNGNKQVFNGHELMPPVIAAKPRVEIAGEDMRSAYTLIMTDPDVPGPSDPYLREHLHWIVTDIPGSTDASFGKEIVSYESPKPVIGIHRYVFVLYKQIRGRQTVKPPATRDHFNTRRFAAENGLGSPVAAVYFNAQRETAARRR